The following nucleotide sequence is from Siphonobacter curvatus.
GATTCTTTACCGCATCATGCGACCTCTGACATTGCCAGAGATGAATTTACTGCCGACAATCAGGCCGCTTCTGCCAAGGTCATCGAAGAAAACCTGCAGGTAGGTAAACGTAGTATTGAAACCGGGGGAGCCCGCCTCCGCAGCCGTATCGTAGAACGATCGGTCGAAGAAAACGTCCGTCTGCGTCAAGAACGCGTGGTAGTCAATCGCACACCCGTGGACCGTCCGGCAACTGATGCGGATTTTGCAACGTTCCAGGAAGGCCAGATCGATGTGGTTGAACACGCCGAAGTACCCGTTGTCTCGAAAGAAGCCCGGGTCGTGGAAGAAGTTACCTTAGGCAAAGAAGTGGATGAACACGTAGAAACCGTCCGTGATACGGTCCGTCATACGGAAGTAGACGTTGACACGTTGAATACGAATGAACGTGGGGTGTCTCGTAATCTCTAACAGCCTACAAATGATGTACAGGATTAATTCAAAAAAGGCTAACCAAACGTGTTAGCCTTTTTTGGGTCCAGTGAACCTTAAACCCGAAGTATGGAAGCCATTGCCCAAACGAAAACGAGTCCGCGTACGTGGGAACAAACCGTTGCCAGCTTAACCCGACTTAGTTATTTAACCAAAGGAATTTTATACGGCTGCGTAGCCCTCTTTGCCATCCAATTTGCCCTGGGGCAACGAGGCCCGGATCCCGGACGAAAAGCCGTTTTGCAAGAATTCATCAAAACCGACGTAGGAGCGTTTGTATTGGTCTTAATGGCCCTATCCTTAGCGGGCCACACCGTCTGGCGAATGACTGAAATCTATTTTGATCCGTATAAGAAGGGCAAGGGTGTACTGGGCTGGATTTACCGGCTGAATTACTTCCTCAGCGGCCTTACGTATACGAGTCTGGGGATAACGGCAGTAAAACTTTTAATGGGGCATGCAGATGATCAAAATCAGAAGCAGCTTTGGGTTTCCAAGGTATTAATGGTCAAAGGCGGCGACTGGCTCATTATCCTCGTGGGTGTTTTTCTCATGCTTTGGGCAGGATTACAGATGTACAAAGGCATTTCAGGCACTGTCTACAAGAGTTTGAATAAAGAGGCTTTCCCTACATGGCTCCATGGCTTTCTTTGGGTGTGTAATCTAGTGGGCTTTCTGACCGTGGGTGGCATACTGGCCTCCACAAGTTGGTACCTGATTAAAGGGGCCTGGAAAGAAAACCCGCACTGGGTCATGAATATGGATGACCTCATTAAATCACTGCAAGCTTTTCCCGGCGGCCAGTGGATTCAGATGGCTACCGCTATAGGCTTAACCTGTATGGCTCTATTTATGCTGGCCATGGCCCGGTGTTTCCCCATCAAAACGACGTCTTCGCAGGCCTGTTAATTGCCCGTCTCCTGATGCGGAGCATCAACGGGTTTGGATTCGGGTGAACCTTTTTGCCGAAGAAAAATGGACAGAACGACGATAGAAAACACCGATAGAAACTCACTCTGCCAGTTTTGAAAAGATTGAAACCAGAATTCACTCGATCCCAGAAATTCACCTAAGCTCATAAAGTCAGCTTTCCCTTGTAGTTGCTGCTCTTCATTATGAGCCTGTACCCCACCGATGGCGTGTAACACAAACGATAGTCCAAAGAGTACGAAAAAAGCCAGACTTAGGGAATTCTGATACAACTTGAGTAGTATACCCCCTTTTCGGACGGGCCACGGTGCTCCCGGACGGGTCGGTGAAGGCTCCCGGTCTACTTCCTCTTCTTCGGTCAGGCTTTTGGACTCAGACGAGCCCTTCTGGTACAACGATACCGTTAGCAACACATACAAGGCCATCTGGAGAAATTCGCTTTCCCAGTTTTCGAAGACTGATTCTATGCAATGGCCACTACCGAAGTATTGGCCCAGCGTAAGTGGGTTTTGGCCAAAATCCTGTCGTTCATTATTTAAATCCTGCCATCCCGTAAGCAGGTGTGCGAATAAGGTAAGGAGAGTAATAAGGGCCAGGATTAACGATAATCCATTTTCCCGAAAAAACTTTTTCATAGGTGGCTGAAGTAACAGTTTAGACTCCGCAAGAAGGCAATAAAAAAGAATGCCAATTTTTTAGCTCAACTTACGGCAAAAAGGGTACCTTGTATTCTTAATAACCATCCCTTTTGGCCTTTCTACGTACCTGAATCTGTTTCTGACGTATATTCGGGCAAAAAAAAGCTCGATGAAAGGTTTATTAACCCTTGCATTTCAATTCCTTTTCTTTCTTTCCTACGCTCAACAGAATCTGGTCCCCTACGTTCGCCCCCTGATTGGTACCGAAAAAATGGGTCACACCTTTCCGGGAGCCACGGTACCCTTCGGAGCCGTTCAATTGAGTCCGGATACGGATACCATTTCTTACGAACGCAATGGCAAGTACAATGGTGATGTGTACCGATACTGTGCGGGCTACAAGTACGAAGACAAAACCATTGTGGGTTTCAGTCATACGCATTTCAGCGGGACGGGTCACTCGGATTTGGGCGATTTTCTGGTGATGCCTACGCAGGGACGGCTTCAGTTGAATCCCGGCGTGGCTTCCGATACCAAAACTGGTTTTCGTTCAGCCTTCTCTCACGACAATGAAGTAGCCGAGGCTGGATACTACCGGGTGAAGCTGGATGACGACAACATCCTCGCCGAATTGACAGCCACCAACCGCGTGGGCGTACATCAATATACGTTTTCAAAATCGGACGCTTCGCACATCATTCTGGATATGATGGCGGGGATTTATAACTACGACGAAAAAGTAGTCTGGACCTACATCCGGGTGGTGAACGATACGCTGGTGACGGGGTACCGTCATACCAACGGCTGGGCTCGTACCCGGACCGAGTATTTCGCCATGACCTTCTCCAAGCCTTTCAAATCCTACGGTCAGCAGAACTTCGATAAGCCGCAGGTGTACCGGGGTTTCTGGCGGAAGTTTGATCAGAATCATAATTTCCCTGAAATCGCTGGGAAACGTCTTCGGATGCACTTCGATTTTGATACGCAAGAAGGTGAAAAGATTAAGGTGAAAATGGCACTCTCGCCCGTTAGTCAGCAAAATGCCCTGGAAAACATGCGGGCGGAAGCGACTCACTGGAATTTTGATGGGTACAAAAAACAGGCTCAGTTGCAGTGGAATCAGGAACTGAATAAAATCCAGATCGAAGCTTCGGAAAACGAGAAAATCAATTTCTATACCTCACTGTACCACACCTTCATTAACCCAACGGTTTACATGGACGTTAATGGCCAGTACAAAGGCCTCGATCAGGATGTTCATAAAGCCGAAGGCTTCACCAACTACACGACTTTTTCTTTGTGGGATACCTATCGGGCTTTGCACCCCTTCTTCAACCTGGTACAGCCTAGTCGTAACAACGACATGGTGGCTTCAATGATGAAGCATTACGACCAGAGTACGCTGAAAATGCTACCCGTCTGGTCGCATTACGCCAACGACAACTGGTGCATGAGCGGGTATCACAGCGTTTCGGTATTGTCCGATGCCATCATTAAAGGCGTGTACAAGGGCGATCCCATGAAAGCCCTGGAGGCCTGTATCGCCACCTCCAATCACCGCGATTACGAAGGCATTGGAGCCTATATCGACCGGGGATATATTCCGGCGGAACAAAACGGCACTTCCGTATCGAACACGCTGGAGTACGCCTACGACGACTGGGCCATTGCTCAGCTGGCGAAGAAACTCGGACGGTCGGATGTCTACGAAACGTATCAGAAACGTGCTCAGAATTGGAAAAACGTCTTTGACAACTCCATTCGATTCATGCGTCCCCGTCTGGCAGATGGTTCCTTTAAAAAAGACTTTGATCTGCTCAGTACGCACGGACAGGGCTTCATTGAAGGCAATAGCTGGAATTTCAGCTTCTTTGTACCCCAGGACCCGCAGGCTCTGATGCAGGCTATGGGGGGGGCAAAAATCTTCGCGGCCCGACTCGATACGCTATTTTCCATGCACCTGCCCGATCAGTTTTTCGCCGAAACGGAAGACATCACCCGCGAAGGAATTATTGGTGGATACATTCACGGCAATGAACCGGCTCACCACGTGGCTTATCTGTACAACTGGGCCGGACAGCCCTGGAAGACGCAGGCCCGCGTACGGATGATTCTGAACATGCAGTACAAGCCCACTTCCGACGGCCTTGGCGGTAACGACGACTGCGGTCAGATGAGTGCATGGTACCTGTTTTCATCGATGGGTTTCTATCCCGTCGCTCCGGGATCGGAGGTGTATGCCCTGGGTAGCCCGCTGGTAAAGAATGCCAAAATTCAACTGGAAAACGGCCAGAGCTTCACCATTGAAGCCATCAACCAAAGCGACAAACACGTATACGTAGAGAAAGTGCTGCTAAACGGTAAGCCCGTCACCAACTGGCAGCTTAGCCACGCGGATGTGCTGAAAGGCGGAAAGCTGACTTTCTACATGTCCACGAAACCTGCTCGGAAATAATCGGAATCGGGGCTCATCCGTGAACGAATGAGCCCCGATTTTTTTCTGGTGTGGCAATCGTTTATTTTTGAAACGATCTAACTGTATTACTACGCGTATTGCCATGTCATTAAAAGTAATTGCCTTCGATGCCGACGATACCCTCTGGGTAAATGAACCGTACTTTCAGGAAACCGAGCGAAAATTCTGTGCGTTACTGGAGGATTTCCTACCGCATCACACCGTTTCTCAGGAGCTTTTCAAAACAGAAATCAATAACCTATCCGTGTACGGCTATGGCGTGAAGGGTTTCATGCTGTCGATGATTGAAACGGCACTGACGGTTACGGATTATAACGTCCGGCCTGAAGTGATCGCCAAAGCCATTGAATACGGCAAAGAATTACTACAAAAGCCCATTGAACTGTTGGACGGCGTGCAGGAAACGCTGGCCTCGCTCAAAGATTCCTACCGATTAGTCGTAGCCACAAAGGGGGATTTACTGGATCAGGAACGGAAACTTAAAAAGTCCGGACTGGAGCATTTCTTTCACCACATCGAAATCATGAGTGACAAGAAGGAGGCCGATTACCTGAAACTCATCAAGCACCTTGACATCAAGCCCGAGGAATTCATGATGATTGGCAATTCAATTAAATCGGATGTATTACCCGTGCTGAACATTGGTGGACACGCCATTCATGTCCCATACCATACGACGTGGCTGCACGAACAGATCGAACATACCTTGGAACACCCCAATTTCCGAACCGCTAAGCACCTCAACGAATGCGTGGCCTGTATTACTTCACTATAATCGACTAATAAAAAAGGACCTTCGTAGGAAGGTCCTTTTTTATTAGTCGATTAGTCTATTTTGTCCGTCCGCCTAACCAGAATAACCCATCCAGGATGAGCTGATTCTGAATTTCGTTTTCGAACGTGAAGGAAAGTTCTTCGTTCGTTTTGTGCTCGTAATCCAGGTCGTTATGGCCCATGTTGACGTAGAGCATTTTGTATTTCTTGTTTGTCCACACGACCGGATAATAGCCGCTTTTCCAGATTTCATT
It contains:
- a CDS encoding GH92 family glycosyl hydrolase; this translates as MKGLLTLAFQFLFFLSYAQQNLVPYVRPLIGTEKMGHTFPGATVPFGAVQLSPDTDTISYERNGKYNGDVYRYCAGYKYEDKTIVGFSHTHFSGTGHSDLGDFLVMPTQGRLQLNPGVASDTKTGFRSAFSHDNEVAEAGYYRVKLDDDNILAELTATNRVGVHQYTFSKSDASHIILDMMAGIYNYDEKVVWTYIRVVNDTLVTGYRHTNGWARTRTEYFAMTFSKPFKSYGQQNFDKPQVYRGFWRKFDQNHNFPEIAGKRLRMHFDFDTQEGEKIKVKMALSPVSQQNALENMRAEATHWNFDGYKKQAQLQWNQELNKIQIEASENEKINFYTSLYHTFINPTVYMDVNGQYKGLDQDVHKAEGFTNYTTFSLWDTYRALHPFFNLVQPSRNNDMVASMMKHYDQSTLKMLPVWSHYANDNWCMSGYHSVSVLSDAIIKGVYKGDPMKALEACIATSNHRDYEGIGAYIDRGYIPAEQNGTSVSNTLEYAYDDWAIAQLAKKLGRSDVYETYQKRAQNWKNVFDNSIRFMRPRLADGSFKKDFDLLSTHGQGFIEGNSWNFSFFVPQDPQALMQAMGGAKIFAARLDTLFSMHLPDQFFAETEDITREGIIGGYIHGNEPAHHVAYLYNWAGQPWKTQARVRMILNMQYKPTSDGLGGNDDCGQMSAWYLFSSMGFYPVAPGSEVYALGSPLVKNAKIQLENGQSFTIEAINQSDKHVYVEKVLLNGKPVTNWQLSHADVLKGGKLTFYMSTKPARK
- a CDS encoding DUF1206 domain-containing protein, producing MEAIAQTKTSPRTWEQTVASLTRLSYLTKGILYGCVALFAIQFALGQRGPDPGRKAVLQEFIKTDVGAFVLVLMALSLAGHTVWRMTEIYFDPYKKGKGVLGWIYRLNYFLSGLTYTSLGITAVKLLMGHADDQNQKQLWVSKVLMVKGGDWLIILVGVFLMLWAGLQMYKGISGTVYKSLNKEAFPTWLHGFLWVCNLVGFLTVGGILASTSWYLIKGAWKENPHWVMNMDDLIKSLQAFPGGQWIQMATAIGLTCMALFMLAMARCFPIKTTSSQAC
- a CDS encoding DUF6766 family protein encodes the protein MKKFFRENGLSLILALITLLTLFAHLLTGWQDLNNERQDFGQNPLTLGQYFGSGHCIESVFENWESEFLQMALYVLLTVSLYQKGSSESKSLTEEEEVDREPSPTRPGAPWPVRKGGILLKLYQNSLSLAFFVLFGLSFVLHAIGGVQAHNEEQQLQGKADFMSLGEFLGSSEFWFQSFQNWQSEFLSVFSIVVLSIFLRQKGSPESKPVDAPHQETGN
- a CDS encoding YsnF/AvaK domain-containing protein; the protein is MSKTVIGLFDTALQAQTAAAQLIQRGFLEENVDISASATGSVDATTTTHESDNDTGIGNFFKSLFGSDTDDADKYSHVARRGSIVTVHNASDVQARLASDILDEHGAVDIDEKANEYGYVATTATGSTPYPADYQPTEDSLTVDSLPHHATSDIARDEFTADNQAASAKVIEENLQVGKRSIETGGARLRSRIVERSVEENVRLRQERVVVNRTPVDRPATDADFATFQEGQIDVVEHAEVPVVSKEARVVEEVTLGKEVDEHVETVRDTVRHTEVDVDTLNTNERGVSRNL
- a CDS encoding HAD family hydrolase, with amino-acid sequence MSLKVIAFDADDTLWVNEPYFQETERKFCALLEDFLPHHTVSQELFKTEINNLSVYGYGVKGFMLSMIETALTVTDYNVRPEVIAKAIEYGKELLQKPIELLDGVQETLASLKDSYRLVVATKGDLLDQERKLKKSGLEHFFHHIEIMSDKKEADYLKLIKHLDIKPEEFMMIGNSIKSDVLPVLNIGGHAIHVPYHTTWLHEQIEHTLEHPNFRTAKHLNECVACITSL